From Primulina huaijiensis isolate GDHJ02 chromosome 15, ASM1229523v2, whole genome shotgun sequence, one genomic window encodes:
- the LOC140958875 gene encoding GDSL esterase/lipase At1g71250-like, whose amino-acid sequence MAKQMQVLALSFLLFSTIFWEKRHVSAMELRVPNRSMSSTVTAMYLLGDSSVDCGENTPFYSILHQNLSMYPCNGSDSSLVPQLLANKMGLQSAKPFYGQNGTIYGLLGGVNFGSAQATILSPRSRSYQSLNQQLRQAFETIQLLQLHLGEEPAKHFVKSSLFYLSFGKDDFIEYFVDNKSSFNIKYNGTEFSRILVRQMTNAVRNLYASNVRKIICSGILPLGCAPRILLKRDNSNSSSSKVRGCLDEVNLMILEYNRKLEEKIVAINADLPDAHIIFCDVYRAMMEFIDNPKPYGIEDVNSACCGLGKYGGMSGCISTDMACQRASTHVWWDLYNPTTTINSLIADSAWSGHPLSAISRPITVQELVSNSEKPIKLCT is encoded by the exons ATGGCCAAACAAATGCAGGTTCTTGCTCTGAGTTTTCTCCTGTTTTCGACGATATTTTGGGAGAAAAGGCATGTTTCTGCCATGGAATTAAGGGTTCCAAATCGTTCCATGTCATCGACGGTTACTGCAATGTATTTGCTGGGAGACTCCTCAGTTGATTGTGGAGAAAATACCCCGTTTTACAGTATTTTACACCAGAACTTGTCCATGTATCCGTGCAATGGCTCTGATTCAAGTCTTGTTCCTCAGCTTCTTG CTAATAAGATGGGATTGCAAAGTGCCAAACCATTCTACGGTCAGAATGGCACGATTTATGGGCTTTTAGGTGGAGTGAACTTTGGATCAGCACAAGCAACTATTCTTTCCCCACGTAGCCGAAGCTACCAATCCCTTAACCAGCAGCTACGACAAGCATTTGAAACAATTCAGCTTTTACAGCTTCACCTTGGTGAGGAACCGGCCAAACATTTTGTCAAGTCTTCCTTGTTCTATCTATCATTCGGAAAAGATGATTTCATCGAATACTTCGTTGATAACAAGTCtagttttaatatcaaatacaatGGGACAGAATTTAGTCGGATTTTAGTTCGTCAGATGACAAATGCTGTGAGAAATCTTTATGCCAGTAATGTAAGGAAGATAATCTGCTCTGGAATTCTACCTTTGGGTTGTGCACCGCGTATACTACTGAAACGTGATAATTCTAATTCTTCGAGTAGCAAGGTAAGGGGTTGTCTCGATGAGGTTAACTTGATGATCTTGGAATATAACAGAAAGCTGGAGGAGAAAATCGTAGCCATTAATGCAGATTTGCCTGATGCACATATTATCTTCTGTGATGTTTACCGAGCAATGATGGAGTTCATTGACAATCCTAAGCCTTATG GGATTGAGGATGTGAACAGTGCGTGCTGCGGATTAGGCAAATACGGTGGCATGAGTGGATGCATCTCCACGGACATGGCCTGCCAACGGGCTTCAACTCATGTCTGGTGGGACTTATACAACCCTACAACCACCATCAACTCGTTGATAGCTGATTCAGCCTGGTCTGGCCATCCATTATCTGCCATTAGCCGCCCCATTACAGTCCAAGAACTCGTCTCCAACAGTGAAAAACCTATAAAACTTTGTACTTGA
- the LOC140958970 gene encoding protein ETHYLENE INSENSITIVE 3-like yields MMMFEDMGFSGDLDFFSSATIKEVDVCEPESEIPEQVMEEDYTDEEMDVDELERRMWRDKMRLKRLKEMNKGKEGVDAVKQRQSQEQARRKKMSRAQDGILKYMLKMMEVCKAQGFVYGIIPEKGKPVSGASDNLREWWKDKVRFDRNGPAAIAKYQADNSIPGKNENSNPIGPTPHTLQELQDTTLGSLLSALMQHCDPPQRRFPLERGVPPPWWPSGKEEWWHQLGLRMDQGPPPYKKPHDLKKAWKVGVLTSVIKHMSPDISKIRKLVRQSKCLQDKMTAKESATWLAIINQEEALARELYPDRCPPQSSSGGSGTFTLNDDSEYDVDGATDEPNFELQEQKPIPIDLLNIGLDRFQGRLPVQNNLDFSKKRKLGSELNVLMDHKIYTCDFLSCPHSELCRGFQDRTSRDNHQLSCPYRQSSEFGVSNFSINEVKPVIFPQSFVQPKSAALPVNPTPPSFDLSGLGVPEDGQRTINALMSFYDNNLTKNIDTENATATNEHSIQQTIVQCQQDGYLHGQGIAINGRIFENSNVPTNPSVFHTVDRFDRSKVINQPFNSNMNENFQIMFSSPFNIPSTNYTGGFSGSARDNMPKQGATIWY; encoded by the coding sequence ATGATGATGTTCGAGGACATGGGGTTTAGCGGCGATCTTGATTTTTTCTCCTCTGCTACGATCAAGGAAGTAGATGTGTGTGAACCGGAGTCTGAGATACCCGAGCAAGTTATGGAGGAGGACTATACGGATGAGGAGATGGACGTTGATGAACTTGAAAGGAGGATGTGGAGAGACAAAATGAGACTTAAAAGGCTCAAAGAAATGAACAAGGGGAAAGAAGGTGTTGATGCTGTGAAACAACGGCAATCCCAGGAACAGGCGAGGAGGAAGAAGATGTCGAGGGCGCAGGATGGGATCTTGAAGTATATGTTGAAGATGATGGAGGTTTGCAAAGCTCAAGGTTTTGTTTATGGAATAATACCCGAGAAAGGCAAGCCGGTGAGCGGGGCCTCTGATAATCTCAGGGAGTGGTGGAAGGATAAGGTCAGATTTGATAGAAATGGACCGGCTGCTATAGCAAAATACCAAGCAGATAATTCAATCCCAGGAAAGAACGAGAACTCGAATCCGATCGGCCCAACTCCACACACGTTGCAAGAGCTCCAAGACACAACCCTTGGCTCGCTTTTGTCTGCTCTGATGCAGCACTGTGATCCTCCTCAGAGACGTTTTCCATTGGAAAGAGGCGTCCCACCTCCATGGTGGCCGAGTGGGAAGGAAGAGTGGTGGCATCAGCTCGGTTTACGGATGGATCAAGGCCCTCCACCATACAAGAAGCCTCATGATCTGAAGAAGGCGTGGAAGGTGGGGGTTCTAACGTCTGTTATAAAGCACATGTCACCTGATATTTCCAAGATTCGGAAGCTGGTTAGGCAGTCAAAATGTTTGCAGGATAAGATGACAGCCAAAGAAAGTGCAACTTGGCTGGCCATAATCAATCAGGAAGAAGCCTTGGCCCGAGAGCTTTACCCTGATCGTTGCCCGCCTCAGTCCTCTTCTGGTGGAAGTGGAACGTTCACTTTGAATGATGATAGCGAGTATGATGTTGACGGAGCCACAGATGAGCCAAACTTTGAACTGCAAGAGCAAAAACCAATCCCTATTGATTTGCTCAATATCGGATTGGACAGATTCCAAGGCAGGCTACCGGTTCAGAACAACTTGGACTTTTCTAAGAAGAGAAAGCTGGGCAGTGAACTGAATGTTTTGATGGATCACAAGATATACACGTGCGATTTTCTTTCGTGTCCTCACAGCGAACTTTGTCGCGGTTTTCAGGACAGAACTTCGAGGGACAATCATCAACTCTCTTGCCCTTACAGACAGTCATCTGAGTTTGGTGTTTCAAACTTTAGCATAAATGAAGTCAAGCCAGTCATCTTCCCACAATCTTTTGTCCAGCCAAAATCAGCTGCTCTACCTGTAAATCCTACTCCGCCGTCCTTCGATTTATCAGGACTTGGTGTTCCAGAAGACGGGCAAAGGACAATAAACGCTCTTATGTCGTTCTACGACAATAATCTTACCAAGAACATAGATACAGAAAATGCTACTGCGACAAATGAGCATTCTATTCAGCAAACTATCGTCCAATGCCAACAAGATGGCTACCTTCACGGTCAAGGGATAGCAATTAACGgcagaatttttgaaaattccaaCGTGCCAACTAATCCTTCCGTTTTTCATACAGTGGACAGGTTCGACCGCAGCAAGGTTATAAATCAACCTTTCAACTCCAATATGaatgaaaatttccaaataaTGTTCAGTTCTCCGTTCAATATACCATCCACGAATTACACCGGAGGTTTCTCCGGATCAGCAAGGGATAACATGCCAAAACAGGGTGCTACAATATGGTACTAA
- the LOC140959023 gene encoding protein FAR1-RELATED SEQUENCE 3 isoform X1, with protein MDIDLIDVGQHRAVMDDGDDGSNEGGENNAYGHSLVQDEVGVAPEPHVGMEFYSENEARIFYEEYARHLGFRTHVIHANRSKGDGRSTSLEFLCSRDQLIQFRKRASEKCEAMLRIEERGQDKWVVTKFVKGHSHSVTGNKVHSFRPQKHFNATAKDVVETDQSGDVIPSGMTHVSVDGNHVPPEMNRGGKNMPPESNHTNKNFGLSVCAARHPSQRRSLGKDSQNLLDYFKKMQAENPGFYYAIQLDEENRVANVFWADARSRTAYSHFGDAVVVDTICIINQYKVPIASFTGVNHHGHTILFGCALLFDESEAAFVWLFKTFLAAMNERAPVSVTTAKGRIIQAAVARVFPEARHCVNRWHVLREGRDKMAHVCVAHPNFQVDLYDCLNLTETIEEFESTWASILDKYYLKRNDWLQSIYSSRRQWVPAYCRDFFFAAIFPRQQFQSSFFDGYVNQQTTLPLFFRQYESALENSFESELEADFDTLCTAPELKTPSPMEKQAANLYTKRIFLKFQEELVETFAYTASRIDGDGENDTYRVTKFEDDYKAYFVSLNISGKKASCSCHMFDYSGILCRHILTVFTVTNILTFPSHYILKRWTRNAKDGASFDEHVELQGQESLTKRYNNLCKEAISYAEAGAIASETYTIALASLREGGQKVACVKKNIAKVVRPSSQVSRVNNDEWRASKLSGDMTPLLWPQQDEIIHHFNLNDAGAAGQPIIQKIVSHMTPISLNREESYNDNMVLPCLKSMTWVMENKSSTPEDRVAVINLKLQDYSISPTGESAVKFSLSKITLEPMLRSMAYISEQLSTPANKVAIINLKLQDVAMISGESEVKFQVSRDTLGAMLRSMAYIREQLCNTKRFVAPGCSCNDRLSPS; from the exons ATGGAcatagacttgatcgatgtggGTCAACACAGGGCCGTCATGGATGATGGAGATGATGGTTCTAATGAAGGTGGAGAAAATAATGCTTATGGACATTCTCTGGTTCAGGATGAGGTTGGGGTGGCTCCTGAGCCACATGTGGGCATGGAATTTTATTCAGAAAATGAGGCCAGGATTTTTTATGAAGAATATGCAAGACATTTAGGTTTTAGAACCCATGTCATCCACGCCAATCGGTCTAAGGGTGATGGTAGATCTACCTCGCTAGAGTTTTTATGTTCCAGAGATCAGTTGATTCAGTTCAGAAAAAGGGCTAGTGAGAAATGCGAGGCTATGCTCAGAATAGAGGAAAGGGGCCAAGACAAATGGGTTGTGACAAAATTTGTCAAGGGGCATAGTCACTCAGTTACAGGTAATAAGGTGCATTCCTTTAGGCCACAGAAACATTTTAACGCCACGGCAAAAGATGTGGTGGAAACTGACCAAAGCGGGGATGTAATTCCCAGTGGCATGACACATGTATCTGTTGATGGAAACCATGTTCCCCCTGAAATGAACCGTGGAGGTAAGAATATGCCTCCAGAATCAAATCATACAAACAAAAACTTTGGCTTATCTGTTTGCGCTGCCAGGCATCCTAGTCAAAGAAGATCATTAGGCAAGGATTCTCAGAATCTCCTAGATTATTTTAAGAAGATGCAGGCTGAGAACCCAGGATTTTACTATGCAATCCAACTTGATGAAGAGAATCGTGTTGCTAATGTATTTTGGGCAGATGCTAGGTCAAGAACAGCTTACAGTCATTTTGGTGATGCTGTTGTTGTCGATACGATTTGCATAATAAATCAATAcaaagtacccattgcctcttTTACAGGGGTTAACCATCATGGTCACACAATTTTGTTCGGTTGTGCCCTACTGTTTGATGAATCGGAAGCTGCATTTGTCTGGCTATTTAAGACTTTTCTTGCTGCGATGAATGAACGTGCACCTGTCTCTGTGACCACAGCTAAGGGCAGAATCATACAGGCAGCAGTTGCTCGGGTATTTCCAGAAGCACGACATTGTGTTAACAGGTGGCACGTGTTAAGAGAAGGCCGGGATAAAATGGCTCATGTGTGCGTTGCTCATCCTAATTTTCAAGTGGATCTCTATGATTGCCTAAACTTGACTGAGACCATTGAGGAATTTGAATCAACTTGGGCTTCTATCCTTGACAAATATTACTTGAAGAGAAATGATTGGCTTCAGTCGATATATAGTTCTCGCAGGCAATGGGTGCCTGCTTATTGCCGAGACTTTTTCTTTGCTGCCATCTTTCCTCGTCAGCAATTTCAGAGCTCTTTTTTTGATGGCTATGTAAATCAACAAACTACGCTGCCATTGTTCTTCAGGCAATATGAAAGTGCTTTAGAGAATTCGTTTGAGAGCGAACTTGAAGCTGATTTTGATACACTATGCACCGCACCAGAGCTGAAGACACCTTCACCAATGGAAAAACAGGCAGCAAATTTGTACACAAAGagaatattcttaaaatttcaGGAGGAACTAGTTGAGACGTTTGCATATACTGCTAGTAGGATTGATGGTGATGGAGAAAACGACACCTACAGGGTTACAAAATTTGAGGATGACTATAAAGCCTATTTTGTATCATTAAATATTTCCGGAAAGAAAGCATCCTGCAGCTGTCATATGTTTGACTATTCTGGCATCCTTTGTAGGCATATTCTGACAGTGTTTACTGTAACAAATATACTCACCTTTCCATCTCATTACATCTTAAAGCGGTGGACTAGAAATGCTAAAGATGGTGCTTCTTTTGATGAACACGTCGAACTACAGGGTCAGGAGTCACTGACAAAGAGGTACAATAATCTGTGCAAGGAAGCAATCAGTTATGCTGAGGCAGGGGCAATAGCATCAGAAACATATACCATAGCACTTGCTAGTCTCAGAGAAGGAGGGCAGAAGGTTGCTTGTGTTAAAAAGAACATCGCAAAAGTTGTCCGTCCAAGTTCACAGGTTAGCAGAGTTAACAATGATGAGTGGAGGGCATCCAAATTGAGTGGAGATATGACACCATTACTGTGGCCGCAACAGGACGAAATAATACACCACTTTAATCTTAACGATGCTGGTGCTGCTGGTCAACCCATCATTCAGAAAATTGTCTCACACATGACCCCGATATCTCTTAACCGTGAGGAAAGTTACAATGATAACATG GTTCTTCCTTGTCTTAAGTCGATGACGTGGGTGATGGAAAATAAAAGCTCAACACCAGAAGATAGGGTAGCTGTAATTAATCTGAAG TTGCAAGATTATAGCATAAGTCCTACAGGAGAATCAGCGGTCAAATTTTCATTGTCAAAGATCACATTAGAGCCCATGTTAAGATCCATGGCTTACATCAGTGAACAGCTCTCTACCCCTGCCAATAAAGTTGCTATCATTAATTTGAAG CTTCAAGATGTGGCGATGATTTCAGGTGAATCAGAGGTGAAATTTCAGGTATCCAGGGATACATTAGGTGCCATGTTGAGATCAATGGCGTACATTCGTGAGCAGCTGTGTAATACA AAAAGATTTGTAGCCCCTGGATGTTCTTGCAATGACAGGTTGAGCCCAAGCTAG
- the LOC140959023 gene encoding protein FAR1-RELATED SEQUENCE 3 isoform X2, whose product MDIDLIDVGQHRAVMDDGDDGSNEGGENNAYGHSLVQDEVGVAPEPHVGMEFYSENEARIFYEEYARHLGFRTHVIHANRSKGDGRSTSLEFLCSRDQLIQFRKRASEKCEAMLRIEERGQDKWVVTKFVKGHSHSVTGNKVHSFRPQKHFNATAKDVVETDQSGDVIPSGMTHVSVDGNHVPPEMNRGGKNMPPESNHTNKNFGLSVCAARHPSQRRSLGKDSQNLLDYFKKMQAENPGFYYAIQLDEENRVANVFWADARSRTAYSHFGDAVVVDTICIINQYKVPIASFTGVNHHGHTILFGCALLFDESEAAFVWLFKTFLAAMNERAPVSVTTAKGRIIQAAVARVFPEARHCVNRWHVLREGRDKMAHVCVAHPNFQVDLYDCLNLTETIEEFESTWASILDKYYLKRNDWLQSIYSSRRQWVPAYCRDFFFAAIFPRQQFQSSFFDGYVNQQTTLPLFFRQYESALENSFESELEADFDTLCTAPELKTPSPMEKQAANLYTKRIFLKFQEELVETFAYTASRIDGDGENDTYRVTKFEDDYKAYFVSLNISGKKASCSCHMFDYSGILCRHILTVFTVTNILTFPSHYILKRWTRNAKDGASFDEHVELQGQESLTKRYNNLCKEAISYAEAGAIASETYTIALASLREGGQKVACVKKNIAKVVRPSSQVSRVNNDEWRASKLSGDMTPLLWPQQDEIIHHFNLNDAGAAGQPIIQKIVSHMTPISLNREESYNDNMVLPCLKSMTWVMENKSSTPEDRVAVINLKLQDYSISPTGESAVKFSLSKITLEPMLRSMAYISEQLSTPANKVAIINLKLQDVAMISGESEVKFQVSRDTLGAMLRSMAYIREQLCNTVEPKLDNAAKRQRK is encoded by the exons ATGGAcatagacttgatcgatgtggGTCAACACAGGGCCGTCATGGATGATGGAGATGATGGTTCTAATGAAGGTGGAGAAAATAATGCTTATGGACATTCTCTGGTTCAGGATGAGGTTGGGGTGGCTCCTGAGCCACATGTGGGCATGGAATTTTATTCAGAAAATGAGGCCAGGATTTTTTATGAAGAATATGCAAGACATTTAGGTTTTAGAACCCATGTCATCCACGCCAATCGGTCTAAGGGTGATGGTAGATCTACCTCGCTAGAGTTTTTATGTTCCAGAGATCAGTTGATTCAGTTCAGAAAAAGGGCTAGTGAGAAATGCGAGGCTATGCTCAGAATAGAGGAAAGGGGCCAAGACAAATGGGTTGTGACAAAATTTGTCAAGGGGCATAGTCACTCAGTTACAGGTAATAAGGTGCATTCCTTTAGGCCACAGAAACATTTTAACGCCACGGCAAAAGATGTGGTGGAAACTGACCAAAGCGGGGATGTAATTCCCAGTGGCATGACACATGTATCTGTTGATGGAAACCATGTTCCCCCTGAAATGAACCGTGGAGGTAAGAATATGCCTCCAGAATCAAATCATACAAACAAAAACTTTGGCTTATCTGTTTGCGCTGCCAGGCATCCTAGTCAAAGAAGATCATTAGGCAAGGATTCTCAGAATCTCCTAGATTATTTTAAGAAGATGCAGGCTGAGAACCCAGGATTTTACTATGCAATCCAACTTGATGAAGAGAATCGTGTTGCTAATGTATTTTGGGCAGATGCTAGGTCAAGAACAGCTTACAGTCATTTTGGTGATGCTGTTGTTGTCGATACGATTTGCATAATAAATCAATAcaaagtacccattgcctcttTTACAGGGGTTAACCATCATGGTCACACAATTTTGTTCGGTTGTGCCCTACTGTTTGATGAATCGGAAGCTGCATTTGTCTGGCTATTTAAGACTTTTCTTGCTGCGATGAATGAACGTGCACCTGTCTCTGTGACCACAGCTAAGGGCAGAATCATACAGGCAGCAGTTGCTCGGGTATTTCCAGAAGCACGACATTGTGTTAACAGGTGGCACGTGTTAAGAGAAGGCCGGGATAAAATGGCTCATGTGTGCGTTGCTCATCCTAATTTTCAAGTGGATCTCTATGATTGCCTAAACTTGACTGAGACCATTGAGGAATTTGAATCAACTTGGGCTTCTATCCTTGACAAATATTACTTGAAGAGAAATGATTGGCTTCAGTCGATATATAGTTCTCGCAGGCAATGGGTGCCTGCTTATTGCCGAGACTTTTTCTTTGCTGCCATCTTTCCTCGTCAGCAATTTCAGAGCTCTTTTTTTGATGGCTATGTAAATCAACAAACTACGCTGCCATTGTTCTTCAGGCAATATGAAAGTGCTTTAGAGAATTCGTTTGAGAGCGAACTTGAAGCTGATTTTGATACACTATGCACCGCACCAGAGCTGAAGACACCTTCACCAATGGAAAAACAGGCAGCAAATTTGTACACAAAGagaatattcttaaaatttcaGGAGGAACTAGTTGAGACGTTTGCATATACTGCTAGTAGGATTGATGGTGATGGAGAAAACGACACCTACAGGGTTACAAAATTTGAGGATGACTATAAAGCCTATTTTGTATCATTAAATATTTCCGGAAAGAAAGCATCCTGCAGCTGTCATATGTTTGACTATTCTGGCATCCTTTGTAGGCATATTCTGACAGTGTTTACTGTAACAAATATACTCACCTTTCCATCTCATTACATCTTAAAGCGGTGGACTAGAAATGCTAAAGATGGTGCTTCTTTTGATGAACACGTCGAACTACAGGGTCAGGAGTCACTGACAAAGAGGTACAATAATCTGTGCAAGGAAGCAATCAGTTATGCTGAGGCAGGGGCAATAGCATCAGAAACATATACCATAGCACTTGCTAGTCTCAGAGAAGGAGGGCAGAAGGTTGCTTGTGTTAAAAAGAACATCGCAAAAGTTGTCCGTCCAAGTTCACAGGTTAGCAGAGTTAACAATGATGAGTGGAGGGCATCCAAATTGAGTGGAGATATGACACCATTACTGTGGCCGCAACAGGACGAAATAATACACCACTTTAATCTTAACGATGCTGGTGCTGCTGGTCAACCCATCATTCAGAAAATTGTCTCACACATGACCCCGATATCTCTTAACCGTGAGGAAAGTTACAATGATAACATG GTTCTTCCTTGTCTTAAGTCGATGACGTGGGTGATGGAAAATAAAAGCTCAACACCAGAAGATAGGGTAGCTGTAATTAATCTGAAG TTGCAAGATTATAGCATAAGTCCTACAGGAGAATCAGCGGTCAAATTTTCATTGTCAAAGATCACATTAGAGCCCATGTTAAGATCCATGGCTTACATCAGTGAACAGCTCTCTACCCCTGCCAATAAAGTTGCTATCATTAATTTGAAG CTTCAAGATGTGGCGATGATTTCAGGTGAATCAGAGGTGAAATTTCAGGTATCCAGGGATACATTAGGTGCCATGTTGAGATCAATGGCGTACATTCGTGAGCAGCTGTGTAATACA GTTGAGCCCAAGCTAGACAATGCTGCAAAAAGGCAGCGAAAATAG
- the LOC140960535 gene encoding fatty alcohol:caffeoyl-CoA acyltransferase yields the protein MDSWIQELRFPHLSIPITIDSIDSVSPACPTTESNPNNTLYLSNLDDMIGVRVFTPTVYFYRATGSKHHQESVMQVLKDSLSRVLVPYYPFSGRLRETENGKLEVFFGPDQGALLVEAHSDVALEDLGDLTVPNPAWIKLIYKFPNEEQYKVVDMPLLIAQVTKFTCGGFSLGLRICHCLCDGLGAMQFMKAWAETVKAGCLVVNPKPTWGRETFQPRDPPAIEFPHAEFKKLEDGSSLTRSLWEVKPVQKCYRITHEYQARLKRSAQLYGADFSCSTFDAMAAHVWKSWVKALNVTPLNYELRLTFSVNTRHKIKNPPLKDGFYGNALCVACATSTVERLINGSLNETARLVNSVRLGISERYVRSTIDYVELNRPKRLEFGGKLSITQWTRFCIYESGDFGWGRPVYAGPIDLTPTPQVCLFLPEGGGSEAGGAMVLCICLPEYACCRFKELLSLKPETGLQT from the coding sequence atggATTCTTGGATTCAAGAACTTCGTTTTCCTCATCTAAGTATCCCTATAACCATAGACAGTATCGATTCGGTCTCACCCGCATGCCCTACCACAGAATCTAACCCAAACAACACCCTTTACCTCTCAAATCTTGATGACATGATTGGAGTCCGAGTTTTCACTCCAACAGTGTACTTTTATCGAGCGACCGGATCGAAACACCATCAAGAGTCTGTCATGCAGGTTCTCAAAGATTCTCTCAGTCGCGTGCTGGTGCCTTATTACCCTTTCTCGGGTAGATTAAGAGAGACAGAGAATGGGAAGCTTGAGGTGTTTTTCGGACCCGATCAAGGTGCGCTTCTGGTCGAGGCGCATTCTGATGTGGCTTTAGAAGATCTTGGAGATTTGACAGTGCCAAATCCAGCTTGGATAAAGTTGATTTACAAGTTCCCAAATGAAGAACAATACAAAGTTGTCGACATGCCGTTGCTAATAGCTCAAGTCACTAAATTCACTTGTGGTGGCTTCAGTCTCGGTCTGAGAATCTGCCATTGCCTCTGTGATGGCCTCGGTGCAATGCAGTTTATGAAAGCATGGGCTGAGACCGTAAAAGCCGGCTGTTTGGTTGTTAATCCGAAGCCAACTTGGGGCCGAGAAACCTTCCAGCCTCGCGATCCACCAGCCATCGAATTCCCGCATGCCGAATTCAAGAAACTAGAAGATGGATCAAGCTTAACAAGAAGTCTCTGGGAAGTGAAGCCTGTTCAAAAATGCTACCGAATAACTCACGAATACCAGGCCCGTTTAAAGAGATCAGCGCAACTATATGGAGCAGATTTCTCATGTTCCACCTTTGATGCAATGGCAGCTCATGTATGGAAATCTTGGGTAAAAGCTCTAAACGTCACGCCCCTAAACTACGAGCTCCGCCTCACGTTTTCCGTCAACACCCGCCACAAGATCAAGAACCCACCTTTGAAAGATGGGTTTTACGGCAATGCACTATGCGTGGCGTGTGCAACGAGCACGGTGGAGAGACTGATCAACGGGAGCCTAAACGAGACAGCCCGGTTGGTTAACTCAGTGAGACTAGGCATCTCTGAGAGATATGTGAGATCAACTATTGATTATGTGGAACTGAACAGACCGAAGAGGCTGGAATTTGGTGGGAAGTTGAGTATAACTCAGTGGACTAGATTTTGTATATATGAATCTGGTGATTTCGGATGGGGGAGACCGGTTTACGCCGGCCCGATAGACCTTACTCCGACCCCACAGGTTTGTTTATTTCTGCCGGAAGGAGGAGGATCTGAAGCTGGTGGAGCTATGGTGCTTTGCATTTGCTTGCCTGAATATGCTTGTTGCAGATTTAAAGAGTTGTTGAGTCTCAAACCAGAAACCGGACTACAAACCTAA